AGCTGGTCCTCATGACCCTTATCCAGTTTCTCGTCGTGAGGTGATCAATAATCGGTCTCCTCCACTGCGTGGACGGAGGAGCTATAGTCCTAATTCCCTTGATGCGTCTAGGAGGGTGGGCTCAGTTAGGGATCGGATGACCGGATCCATGATGGGGAGGGATTCATATGGTCAGCATGTGGGTAGTGTTACAACTGAAACGGCACGATCAAAATCACCCCTACGTGAGCAAACGCGAAAGAAGCCTCATTATGAAGATGAGGGAGTTGTCCATAGAAAATATGATTATGTTGAGCCTGTTGGTTTTGATGATCGTACAAACTCCAGAGCAAGGGGTGTTTATCATGGTACTTCTAGGATGACCAAAGAGAAGGACCATATGGATAACAGAGTTTCAACTATTGATGGGCACGTAATGATGAGCCAGAAATTGTTGCCAGTGGAAGAAATCAATGTAAGAGGGCCACATCGGTTGCCTCAGGATCTAGGTCCAAGCCtaaatttttctgaaactagTGGGCAGTTACCATTTTCCTCTCAAGATATTAATATAGGTCAATATGAGCATGAAAAATTTCGGCATCGAGAAACTATACCTTCTAAGAAGGCGACAGTTATGGATTCTTACAAAGAAGACAAACCCATGTTTGACTCCCAGGATGTTACATATAGTATGGTGGAAGCATCTCAATCCAAGGACTTCATGAGCACCAATCAACTTAAGGATTTTCCTAGCACATCTTCTGGTCTCCCTAGGACTGAGTTCCTGTGTTCATATCAGGATGATGCACCCTTACATGTTTCTGAAGAATATCTTAGGAGCAGCAGGAAGCTCACAGAACCGGTGGGATATAATAAGTATGATCAAAGGCCACTTACAGATTCTGTGAGAGATCCTGAATCTGCAAGAAGGAATATGACGTTATATCAGCAATGGACAAATAGTCCGAGCAGAGCTGAATATGAGGATTACGTATACAGAAAACCTAGGGTAATAGGAAGTAATAATCGTGGGTATCCAGTTGAGGACGTAAAAAGGTTGATGCCATCTCAATCTCGAGTTAGCTATGAACATGCACCAGTTGATTACGGTCATATAGGCATGCCAAAACCAAATATTATGCACCATGTTGTAGACAGAATTGATAATACAGATCATTCTTATGGAAGTTCAAGAAAGGCCATTATATGGGATGATCATGCTTTGCAAAAGCAGATAAGTACTGACTACATTGATATGCGTGGATCATATGCACCAATGCATGGTGAGGAATATGTGGGTTCGGAAGACGCCCATGCTGCGTTTGGAAGAAGACTACCACAAGATTATGAAATGTCACATTTGGATGCATCTCACAACCGTCAATTATCAAATTTGAGATCTGATTCTGGTTATGGCAGAGGAGTAGGTCCAATCTTTCAAAATGAAAGAATGATAAATTCTTCTGCATCTAAATATGATGCAGAGCAACGTAGACCAGGtctaagaacaaagagaatggaGGACGAGCTTGACATGTACTCAGATAGGATCCTTAAAAGGAAGTTCCTTATGGTGGAAGATATTGATAGGCCAAGTTCTAAAACAATTGTATCCCGAAAATTGCATTCAGATGGCGACTTTGGAAGTTCATATGACAGTGAGGAGCAGATTGATGAAGATATAATTGGTTTACATGCATCTAGGACAAAACGGTATGGCCACAATGAGTATAGAAAAGCTGGAAGGACATATGATGGGCAAGAACATCAAGGAGATTCAGAATTGGATGACTGGTATATGTCCGAAGGTTCTTTGGCACATTCGCAAAGGGTTCCAATCAGATTTTACAAAAATAGTGGTAAATATATTAAGGGAAATCCTGGACCTGTTTCTCTTAGCTGGCATACTTCAAATCATAATGACAGAAGAAGTAACCTTCATAACCAAAACAAAGTTTGGAAGAGAAATGAAGATTATGATGAGGATATAAATGCAAATGATGGTGACATGACTGAAGATTTAGTGAATTATGCAGAGGCTGAGCTGTCCGAGGATTCAGAAGAATTTAAGCAATTGGTACATGAAGCATTCTTAAAGTACTCTAGAAAGTTAAATTTGAACCAGTCTGCTCGTAGAAGATACAAGGAGCAAGGAAATGCTGGTAGTTTGTTCTGCATTGTATGTGGAAGAAGGTCTGTTTTCTTTTCTATTACATGCATTTTAAAGAGGGGCCTATATTTTCATTTAGTTCTTTGCTTCAACGAGGACTTTCATAGTGTTTGTTTAAAGTTGCAATCAACTAAGTATGCAGAGGCCCAAAGGTTCTATCAATTGGTCGTCCTTGGACATTTTTAATGGCCTTTTGAATATTTTGGGAACTAACAAAATCATTACTGTTATTTAGTTATTTAAGTGATGAACTTGAGGTTTTTTTCTTCTGGCCATGCAGTTTGTTCATTAAATTGTAACTAGACATATGATGGTTGGTCATAAACAACTTTATTTCTGGGTCTAATGTCAATTATTTTGCTTCTAAGCAGAAATATGCCTGAGAAATGagtgtttatattaataattcgGGTTTCATAAAATGTAATAATGCTAGCGTACCATCTACTGAATGTGAAGTTTATGAATATGTTAACACCATGCAACCTTAGATATAGTAAATGCTTTCATTCACTAAAAGAAGAATAGAGGGGAAAGTAGAGGGTTTCAGCATTTGTGACAAAAAATTGTTGAATGGGCTAGCTTGCTGTGTGATGGGATTTAGGCTTCCAGTTTTTATCAATTTAAGCTTCATAACATTTTATATAGAAGTCCATCCAGTGAGGTTGGAACTTGGAAATTTCCTGCGTTAGATGACATTTGTGTATAGCCCTATAAGTAAGCTAACTGATGAAAGTTGGTTG
The sequence above is drawn from the Gossypium hirsutum isolate 1008001.06 chromosome A05, Gossypium_hirsutum_v2.1, whole genome shotgun sequence genome and encodes:
- the LOC107927578 gene encoding uncharacterized protein, which produces MQSRRKEEHVELSRTVKSRGQHRAAAEAGPHDPYPVSRREVINNRSPPLRGRRSYSPNSLDASRRVGSVRDRMTGSMMGRDSYGQHVGSVTTETARSKSPLREQTRKKPHYEDEGVVHRKYDYVEPVGFDDRTNSRARGVYHGTSRMTKEKDHMDNRVSTIDGHVMMSQKLLPVEEINVRGPHRLPQDLGPSLNFSETSGQLPFSSQDINIGQYEHEKFRHRETIPSKKATVMDSYKEDKPMFDSQDVTYSMVEASQSKDFMSTNQLKDFPSTSSGLPRTEFLCSYQDDAPLHVSEEYLRSSRKLTEPVGYNKYDQRPLTDSVRDPESARRNMTLYQQWTNSPSRAEYEDYVYRKPRVIGSNNRGYPVEDVKRLMPSQSRVSYEHAPVDYGHIGMPKPNIMHHVVDRIDNTDHSYGSSRKAIIWDDHALQKQISTDYIDMRGSYAPMHGEEYVGSEDAHAAFGRRLPQDYEMSHLDASHNRQLSNLRSDSGYGRGVGPIFQNERMINSSASKYDAEQRRPGLRTKRMEDELDMYSDRILKRKFLMVEDIDRPSSKTIVSRKLHSDGDFGSSYDSEEQIDEDIIGLHASRTKRYGHNEYRKAGRTYDGQEHQGDSELDDWYMSEGSLAHSQRVPIRFYKNSGKYIKGNPGPVSLSWHTSNHNDRRSNLHNQNKVWKRNEDYDEDINANDGDMTEDLVNYAEAELSEDSEEFKQLVHEAFLKYSRKLNLNQSARRRYKEQGNAGSLFCIVCGRSYSKEFMDTQRLVTHAFMSHKVGLRAEHLGLHKAICVLLGWDSIAPPDTITWVPQVLPEAEALAQKEDLVLWPPIVVIHNISMANNNPQEQKVVPIEGVQAFLRDKGFVGGKIMVCLGRPADQSVMVVKFLGTFTGLAMAERLHKYFVENKRGRKEFTSKNKGDEEMGKPGEGEEQLLYGYMGVSEDLDKLDFHNRKWSVVKSKKEILDLANDPVKTDER